Sequence from the Clostridium saccharobutylicum DSM 13864 genome:
AAAAATACCTAAAAATCCAATTCCAAGCGACTATATCATGGAAAGAGTAAATAATTCTCAACATTCATCGCAGCCAAATTTTTGTTTACATGATGATAAAACATACCATGCTAACAATGTATTAAAGTCTAAAGATAACTCAACTTCACATCATAAAAGTATTAAAGGTGAAAATACTGAAAGAATACCTACATTAGCAAAATATTCTGACATGAATAACACTGATGATGAATTTGAGTACAAAGGCAATATATAGCCTTAAACCAAAATAAAAAATATTAATTTTAAGTTAGGAGTGTTTTCAATGAGTAAAGAAAAATCAAATAACAATTCACATGTAAGAGATGATAGCAAAAAAGCTTTTTCTAACCCATATTTACCAAAAATGAGGACTAATTATCATCCAAGTGATGATGCTGTAGAAAGCGGAACTGGCGTGGATTTTCCAATCAATATGCCTAATCCAGCTGTTGATCCCATTGTTGTAAATAATATTTCTAACCAAGAATTTGATTATACACAAGACATGCTTTCTCCTGATAATTATGATTTAGAAAATGATTCTAAACAAAAATAACAATATATTTAGAAAATTTTAAAATTATTATGTTAGGAGTGATAACTATGGCCAAAGAAAAGACACCCTACAACCCAACTCCTGGAGATTATAATACTCAAATATTATCTGGTACAAGACCAGAAGATCCTGATACTGAAAACCTAAATCATGAACATGAATCACATTCAAAAGTTTATTCTCATAAGACTCATATAATGGATGGTGAAGGAAATGACTTAAATAGTTCTAAACCAAAAACAGTAACTGGCTCTATAGCTATGAATAATAATAACAATGTGTTTGAATATAAAGAATAAATAATTATAGTAGATTTAGAAGAGCCTTTAGGCTTTTCTAAATTCAAAAAAGATAAAATTAATTTAAAGGTGTACTATTGTATTGTTTAAAATTAAAAATAAGCAGCCTCCACTTAATTGAGAAACTACTTATTTTTAATTAAATTTGCTTATTAATAACCCATTACTTATACTTGTAATATGTAAATATTATTACTTTTTAATATTTATTAATTTTATTTTACTTATCCTACATATAAAAATATTTATTATATAAAACTTTATTTAATAGACTTAAGCATTATCAGAATCTTCAAACTCGCTCTTTAATGTTTGTAAAATATCATTAGTGCTTGCAACTAATCCTCTTTTTATTAATTCAATAATAGCATAATCTATTTCAGAATATTTTTTTATTCTCATAAACAGTTCTATTTTTTCAATAGTTGCATATGGTAAATGTTTTTTTAGTAATGATATTAAGCTATTTTCTTCATTTCTAATATGTGCTTCGCTTTTTATAACTGCATCACTTTTAATAAGTACATCATTTTTTATAAATGTATCATTCTTAACATGTACATCGTTGCAAGTTTCGTTCTTTTTTATAACATCCATTTCTGGAAGTCCTATCATTCTTCCTTTATCAGTATTAATGAATACTAATCTAGGATTATTTCCCATATTCATTCTAATATTTCTTTCAAGAACCTGAGATAAACTAATAACTGGATTCTTAGCTTTACTAGGAGCTATTAAATTTTCTTTTAAAGCAATTTCAGCTATTTCCTTAGCTTTAATAGGATAATTACGTTGCTTTAAAATTTCTGCAGCGGCTTGTTGTATTGTAAAAAAACTCTCTTGTTCCATCTATAATCACCTTCTTAATCAACAATCAATAAACAATCAGCTAATAATCAATCAGCAATCATATATTAATCAACAAATAATCATCAATAATCACATTATATGCTCTTTTTAATCATCAGTCAACAATATATATGATTAAAATCGATTATTAATACTTTTTCGATGATTATTAATCGATTATGACAAATTTTCTTTTTAAAACAAAAAATAAAGTGACTTTTATCATCAGATTTCATTTCATTCCATTGATTAATTTCTTAAATTTTATCGCGACCGTAGTTTATAAAAAACTTTTGATACCCAACTTTCGAAACCAACTATTCCATTACTTTCTAAAGTACTATTTCTTTAAGTAATATTGGTAACTAATAATTCTGTAAAATTATAATTAATATTTTGAATAAAAGTTACCTATTTGGTTAAAATTTACAATAAAGCGATTGTAAAATATTAATTATTAAAAGGAAGTGTGGTTCAAATGAAAAAATATTTATTTTACTTTTTAGGATTAACTTTAATATTTTCAACTATTATATCAGTTAGAGTTAATGCTCAAAATATTAATACTGTAAATGTTAATAAAAACTATATTAATAAAGCTAATAGCACCTTAAATTCAAAGGCAACAAATAGTACAAGCAGCAACAATACTATAAACGATAAAAGTGGTACAAGCGATGTAACTAATTCATCAGCACCTACCATTGTAATTGATGCTGGACATGGTGGATATGACAGTGGTGCTATTGGTCCATCAGGAATACAGGAAAAGAATATAACATTACAAATAGCTTTGAAATTAGGAAATCTATTGCAAAGTCAAGGTTATAAAGTTATCTATACTAGGACAAGCGATAATGTACCATGGCCATCTAATGTAAAATTAGATTTAAGAACTCGTACAAAAATGGCTACTGACTCTAATGCCGATTATTTTATTAGCATTCATAACAATGATAGTAAGCTTGCATCTTCAAATGGAACACAGACATTCTTTTCTTATAATAGTGTCAAAGGTAAATATTTAGCAAACTCTGTTCAAAACGAGTTAATAAAATCTGTAGGTTTACAAAATAGAGGTATAGCTCCAGCTAATTATTATGTTCTTGGTCATACGTCTGCAGTGTCTATTTTAACTGAACTTGCATTTATAAGTAATCCTACAGAAGAAAATATTTTAAATAATACTGTATATCAAAATAAATTTGTTAATGCCATTGATGCTGGAATAGTAAATGCAATTAACAATAAAAATTCATAATATATATTACAATATAATTTATTCACTAGTTTAGTTATAAAATAACTAATTTTAATGTAGCTCTTAATTTTCAACATATATATTTAAAGACTGTGGATAACATATATTATTTTAAAACTGCACGCTGATTATACAAAAAAATCTACTTTGCAGTTTGTGGATTTATCCACATTTAAAAATTATCCACAGCTTTCAATTTATCATAATTTTCTCATATAGGGTTCTGCAATGAGAATAGAGATTATGTGGATCCCCCCCTAAATTAGATATATATTTGTTCGATAGGACTATATCACAAACATATATCTAATTTCTCTGTTTGTGATATATTAAATTCTCAATGAGAAACCCTTATATAATCTAGTTGTAACATTTTATAGAAAACTATTTATCTTTCTAACGAACATTACACTCCTTATTACTTTTAATATTCTCATCTATTACTTTGCCTACGCCACGGTAAGGAATATGCATTTCATATCTTAAATAGTTTTTTATTTGAATTCCTTAAAGGAATCTAACCAAATTTAATTTAGTTTAGTATAATACTCTTGAATAGAAGATAGATGTTAGAACCCTGGGAAGTCTTAAAGACTTATACCCGTAAAATAGCGTATCATTCCATCAGGTAGAATTCTATGTTTAGCTGGTTGGGTTTCCCTTGGGGAATTACCCATGTCACAAACAAGGTTATAAACTATCTGATAGAGTGGAAGTTCTATTCTATCTCTAAAATTTAATTTAAAGGATATATATATACAATATCTAAATTTTTTTATAGTCCTGTAGTAGGAATTGATGTTTCAGCTGATTTTTCATATGCTGCAATACTCGCACCGAATGGTGATATCTATAAGAAACTCTTTAAGGTAAAGCATGATGTCAATGGTTTCAACCACTTAGTTAATGAAATAAAAAAAGTGGAAGAAGAGTTTAACATGAAAACTGCAATTTTCATGGAGTCCACTGGTGTGTACCACTTCTCTCTTTTCCACTATCTTAATAAATATTTTGATAACACATTTGTTATCAATCCACTCGTTACTAAGTCTAACAAAAATGGAGACATAAGAAATAAGTAATAAATTTATAGTTATAACCGAATTCATTTTATTTACTTGTTATCCTTTATTTATGATACGGTTCTCCGTATCAATGGCAAATTATAACCCTTTTTTATCCAAAATGGATACCTATTACGATATCCCTTAACTCTTACTTAGTTAGTTATTGATTTTCTGATAATATTAACTTGAAATTCAGTAAGACCTGTTAATTTCGCTATTAGTTCGTCTGACATTCCCTCTTTTATTGCAATTTTAGCTGTTTCTATTGCTTGTTCTTCTTTTCCTTCTATCTTACCTTTTTCGATTCCATCTTGAACCAGCATTTCTCCTAATTTTGTCATACTTATCTCCTCCTTTACTTTTTCCAAATCCTTTTCGTCTAAAAATTTATCTGCAAATGCATATAGCATTTTCTTTAATTACAATATCTCCATCTTTGTCATACATTGATATTACTTTTACATTATATTTATTCCTGTCTGTAATAAAGTAATCATCATCTTCTATGCTTACTTTATTATATATTTTGCAATAGCTCATCTCTTTTATTATTTTGGTTTCAGTCTGCTTTGCCATTTCAATTACATCTCCTTTTCTATTAGAATTTCATGAAGCTCCTTAGTTGAAAACACTACAATGGAATAATCATCGGATAATAGAAAAAGTGACGAATGGTAATCAATACCATCATCACTCTTTATAATATCTGTATATTCTGGAAGTAGTCCTCTTATATTATTAGCTTTTATTTCTGCAACATCTTCTTTTGATTCCAATAGTGCTATATATCCTCCTAAGTCTTTGTCTACATCTCTAGTAACACCATAGTTATCGTCTAGTAATGTTATTATTTCTTCTGCTTCTTTTAGTATTTCATTTGAGTATTTTTCTTTTAGTTCTTCTAGTTGTCCTTTTTTGTACAGTTTTATCATCTTTATTCCTCCTTAAAATATATAAAAGAAACCTCAAATCCTTATTGTTTCAAGACTCCTCTACTTATTATTCCATTACTATAATATATTTTTATTGTTATTACTTTAATATCATATACATTTAAATCCATATGCTGTAATATATAATCATAATATATTAGCATATGTAAATGGAGGAATATCATGACAGAGCAATTGATGTCATTATCTAAAATTTTTACTGAACAAATATTCAGAATTCCTGATTATCAAAGAGGTTACTCTTGGACTATAAAAGAAGTTCAAGATTTTTGGAATGACTTATTAAGATTACAAGAAAATAAGAATCACTATGTTGGAGTATTAACTCTAGAACCAGTAGACTCAGCCAAATACAAAACATGGATTGATGATACTTGGCTAATAGATTCAAAACGATTTGTTCCCTATTTTGTTGTAGATGGACAACAACGATTAACCACATCTATTCTGCTTATTCATTCTATTATAGAAATTATGGAACAGCGTAATATAAATAAACTTAATTATACATCTCAAGAGGAAATAAGCAGACGTTTTATCTTTGACTCAAAAGATGAAAACAAGTCTAGAACATACATATTTGGCTATGAAAATGAGAATCCTAGTTATGAATATCTCATTAATAAAATTTTCAAACAAAAAACTCAGACTAGTTCACATATTGAAGAAACAATTTACACATCAAATTTAAGAGATGCAAAAGATTTTTTTATGAATAAACTTAATTTAATATCTAATACTAAAGATTTAGAAAGTATTTATACTAAAATTACACAGCACTTCTTATTTAATTTATATGTTATTTCTTCTGATATAGATGTATTTGTAACCTTTGAAACTATGAATAACAGAGGAAAACCTTTATCTCACTTAGAATTACTAAAAAATAGACTAATTTATTTATCAACTTTATTTAAAACCAATGATAATGATAAAAAGCGATTAAGAAGAAATATAAATGAATGTTGGAAGGATATTTATCATTTACTTGGCAAAAATAAAGATAACAAATTATTAGATGATGACTTTTTAAATGCTCATTTTAAATTTTATTTTTGTAATGAACTTAAAAAAATTATGGACAAGCATAGTAACTACCGATATTTACGTAGTGCTAATGAAATACAACAAAATTATTTACTTGAAGAATATTTTATTCCTCTAAATGTAATCAACGATAAACTAAAAATAGAGGAAATTTTTAATTATATAGAAAGTATGAAAAGTAGTATTACAATATGGGAATACATAAATAATCCACTATCATCAAACTTTAGTGATGATGTAAAAGAATATATTAATAAAATAAATTATATAATAACATATTGTAGCAGATACTATCGGTCAGGTGTGACAGTATTTTTATTAGCATGTTTGGATATGAACGAAAGTGATAAGGATATACTCAATTTATTAAAATTATTAGAGCGATACTTATTTTTAATGCTATTCTATCCTAGCGAAGTGTTAGAAG
This genomic interval carries:
- a CDS encoding HTH domain-containing protein; protein product: MEQESFFTIQQAAAEILKQRNYPIKAKEIAEIALKENLIAPSKAKNPVISLSQVLERNIRMNMGNNPRLVFINTDKGRMIGLPEMDVIKKNETCNDVHVKNDTFIKNDVLIKSDAVIKSEAHIRNEENSLISLLKKHLPYATIEKIELFMRIKKYSEIDYAIIELIKRGLVASTNDILQTLKSEFEDSDNA
- a CDS encoding N-acetylmuramoyl-L-alanine amidase family protein, which codes for MKKYLFYFLGLTLIFSTIISVRVNAQNINTVNVNKNYINKANSTLNSKATNSTSSNNTINDKSGTSDVTNSSAPTIVIDAGHGGYDSGAIGPSGIQEKNITLQIALKLGNLLQSQGYKVIYTRTSDNVPWPSNVKLDLRTRTKMATDSNADYFISIHNNDSKLASSNGTQTFFSYNSVKGKYLANSVQNELIKSVGLQNRGIAPANYYVLGHTSAVSILTELAFISNPTEENILNNTVYQNKFVNAIDAGIVNAINNKNS
- a CDS encoding DUF262 domain-containing protein, which codes for MTEQLMSLSKIFTEQIFRIPDYQRGYSWTIKEVQDFWNDLLRLQENKNHYVGVLTLEPVDSAKYKTWIDDTWLIDSKRFVPYFVVDGQQRLTTSILLIHSIIEIMEQRNINKLNYTSQEEISRRFIFDSKDENKSRTYIFGYENENPSYEYLINKIFKQKTQTSSHIEETIYTSNLRDAKDFFMNKLNLISNTKDLESIYTKITQHFLFNLYVISSDIDVFVTFETMNNRGKPLSHLELLKNRLIYLSTLFKTNDNDKKRLRRNINECWKDIYHLLGKNKDNKLLDDDFLNAHFKFYFCNELKKIMDKHSNYRYLRSANEIQQNYLLEEYFIPLNVINDKLKIEEIFNYIESMKSSITIWEYINNPLSSNFSDDVKEYINKINYIITYCSRYYRSGVTVFLLACLDMNESDKDILNLLKLLERYLFLMLFYPSEVLEGNHTFEIDFEQIVLKLNKSETNLTKIIDRIEKTSNQIITATDNKKLIMYYSRCGFYHTNWLRYFLCEYETSLMKQSKNKVSKLDRDLYFIQPYDSIEHIYPQNSHNQYWLRMFKNFSTKERSSLKCSLGNFVGISKPKNGKLGNKSFPDKKYNLENSLGYKYGSYAEIELTNYEDWSANEILSRGIKLVNFLITRWNIKIGSSKKSEKKDFLGLSFLK